A genome region from Coffea arabica cultivar ET-39 chromosome 7e, Coffea Arabica ET-39 HiFi, whole genome shotgun sequence includes the following:
- the LOC113698999 gene encoding cyclic dof factor 1 isoform X2 has translation MSEAKDPAIKLFGKTIQLPEAPAAAAASECGGDASALSNDISADDTLVQDRPSSPDSLPEDSNLDRSGAEEESDKDFSGEKGNDSKTEDGAQSMMPEELIDPTLSSLTKESSKAPSVDSEAAPAKASKAEDEQNETSNSQDKTLKKPDKILPCPRCNSMDTKFCYYNNYNVNQPRHFCKNCQRYWTAGGTMRNVPVGAGRRKNKNSVSQYRHISVSETLHNSQPDLPNGIHHPTLKPNGTVLTFGSDAPLCESMASVLNIAEKTMQNCTRNGFHRPEELRIPVPYGTGGNGDEHLSGSSVTTLSSKDEASKDSLPDKQMPNCQSISPQVPCFPGAPWPPYPWNCIPWGSSVPPAAFCPPGFPMQFYPAAPYWGCTVPGTWTVPWLSPPPTSQNLNSRTSGPNSPTLGKHSRDDSIMKPVDSKKEEPQKESNPEKCLWVPKTLRIDDPGEAARSSIWATLGIKIDKVDSVGGAGLFKAFQPKGDEKTRVSETSTVLQANPAALSRSLSFHEML, from the exons ATGTCGGAAGCAAAGGACCCAGCGATAAAGCTGTTTGGGAAGACGATACAGCTGCCGGAGGCTCCGGCTGCTGCGGCGGCTTCCGAATGCGGAGGAGATGCTTCAGCTCTATCTAATGATATTTCCGCTGATGATACTTTAGTTCAAGATCGTCCTTCTTCACCGGATTCTTTACCTGAAGACAGCAACCTGGATAGAAGTGGAGCGGAGGAAGAATCCGACAAG GACTTTTCaggggaaaaaggaaatgaTAGTAAAACAGAGGATGGAGCCCAATCCATGATGCCTGAAGAGTTAATAGATCCAACTTTGAGTTCACTCACAAAGGAGAGTTCAAAAGCACCATCAGTAGATAGTGAAGCTGCACCTGCAAAGGCTTCAAAAGCTGAAGATGAGCAGAATGAAACAAGTAACTCACAGGATAAGACGCTGAAGAAGCCAGACAAGATACTTCCTTGTCCTCGCTGTAATAGTATGGATACAAAGTTCTGTTATTATAACAATTACAACGTGAACCAGCCCCGACACTTCTGTAAGAATTGCCAGAGGTACTGGACTGCTGGCGGGACCATGAGAAATGTTCCTGTTGGTGCTGGTCGACGCAAGAACAAAAATTCAGTCTCACAATACAGACACATATCAGTGTCAGAAACTCTTCATAATTCCCAACCAGATCTTCCAAATGGAATACACCACCCTACGCTGAAGCCCAATGGTACCGTACTCACCTTTGGTTCAGATGCACCTTTGTGCGAGTCAATGGCTTCGGTTTTGAATATTGCTGAGAAAACGATGCAGAATTGTACCCGGAATGGCTTCCATAGACCAGAGGAGTTGAGAATACCAGTTCCTTATGGAACTGGAGGGAATGGAGATGAACACTTGAGTGGATCTTCTGTCACTACATTAAGTTCAAAGGATGAGGCTAGTAAAGATAGTTTGCCAGACAAGCAGATGCCTAATTGTCAGAGCATTTCTCCTCAGGTACCTTGCTTTCCAGGGGCTCCTTGGCCTCCTTACCCATGGAATTGCATTCCATGGGGCTCTTCAGTACCACCAGCTGCTTTTTGCCCTCCTGGGTTTCCTATGCAATTCTATCCTGCTGCTCCTTATTGGGGTTGTACTGTTCCGGGTACTTGGACTGTCCCTTGGCTTAGCCCACCACCTACATCCCAAAACCTCAATTCCCGGACTTCTGGTCCTAATTCCCCAACTTTGGGGAAGCACTCGAGGGATGATAGCATAATGAAACCTGTCGACAGCAAGAAAGAAGAGCCACAGAAAGAGAGTAATCCTGAAAAATGCTTGTGGGTTCCAAAAACTTTGCGCATTGATGACCCAGGAGAAGCTGCAAGGAGTTCTATATGGGCAACCTTGGGAATAAAAATTGATAAAGTTGATTCAGTTGGTGGAGCTGGTCTCTTCAAGGCCTTCCAACCGAAGGGGGATGAAAAGACACGTGTTTCAGAAACCTCTACTGTGTTGCAAGCCAATCCAGCAGCCTTATCCAGGTCCTTAAGTTTCCACGAGATGTTGTAA
- the LOC113698999 gene encoding cyclic dof factor 1 isoform X1 has protein sequence MSEAKDPAIKLFGKTIQLPEAPAAAAASECGGDASALSNDISADDTLVQDRPSSPDSLPEDSNLDRSGAEEESDKMQDFSGEKGNDSKTEDGAQSMMPEELIDPTLSSLTKESSKAPSVDSEAAPAKASKAEDEQNETSNSQDKTLKKPDKILPCPRCNSMDTKFCYYNNYNVNQPRHFCKNCQRYWTAGGTMRNVPVGAGRRKNKNSVSQYRHISVSETLHNSQPDLPNGIHHPTLKPNGTVLTFGSDAPLCESMASVLNIAEKTMQNCTRNGFHRPEELRIPVPYGTGGNGDEHLSGSSVTTLSSKDEASKDSLPDKQMPNCQSISPQVPCFPGAPWPPYPWNCIPWGSSVPPAAFCPPGFPMQFYPAAPYWGCTVPGTWTVPWLSPPPTSQNLNSRTSGPNSPTLGKHSRDDSIMKPVDSKKEEPQKESNPEKCLWVPKTLRIDDPGEAARSSIWATLGIKIDKVDSVGGAGLFKAFQPKGDEKTRVSETSTVLQANPAALSRSLSFHEML, from the exons ATGTCGGAAGCAAAGGACCCAGCGATAAAGCTGTTTGGGAAGACGATACAGCTGCCGGAGGCTCCGGCTGCTGCGGCGGCTTCCGAATGCGGAGGAGATGCTTCAGCTCTATCTAATGATATTTCCGCTGATGATACTTTAGTTCAAGATCGTCCTTCTTCACCGGATTCTTTACCTGAAGACAGCAACCTGGATAGAAGTGGAGCGGAGGAAGAATCCGACAAG ATGCAGGACTTTTCaggggaaaaaggaaatgaTAGTAAAACAGAGGATGGAGCCCAATCCATGATGCCTGAAGAGTTAATAGATCCAACTTTGAGTTCACTCACAAAGGAGAGTTCAAAAGCACCATCAGTAGATAGTGAAGCTGCACCTGCAAAGGCTTCAAAAGCTGAAGATGAGCAGAATGAAACAAGTAACTCACAGGATAAGACGCTGAAGAAGCCAGACAAGATACTTCCTTGTCCTCGCTGTAATAGTATGGATACAAAGTTCTGTTATTATAACAATTACAACGTGAACCAGCCCCGACACTTCTGTAAGAATTGCCAGAGGTACTGGACTGCTGGCGGGACCATGAGAAATGTTCCTGTTGGTGCTGGTCGACGCAAGAACAAAAATTCAGTCTCACAATACAGACACATATCAGTGTCAGAAACTCTTCATAATTCCCAACCAGATCTTCCAAATGGAATACACCACCCTACGCTGAAGCCCAATGGTACCGTACTCACCTTTGGTTCAGATGCACCTTTGTGCGAGTCAATGGCTTCGGTTTTGAATATTGCTGAGAAAACGATGCAGAATTGTACCCGGAATGGCTTCCATAGACCAGAGGAGTTGAGAATACCAGTTCCTTATGGAACTGGAGGGAATGGAGATGAACACTTGAGTGGATCTTCTGTCACTACATTAAGTTCAAAGGATGAGGCTAGTAAAGATAGTTTGCCAGACAAGCAGATGCCTAATTGTCAGAGCATTTCTCCTCAGGTACCTTGCTTTCCAGGGGCTCCTTGGCCTCCTTACCCATGGAATTGCATTCCATGGGGCTCTTCAGTACCACCAGCTGCTTTTTGCCCTCCTGGGTTTCCTATGCAATTCTATCCTGCTGCTCCTTATTGGGGTTGTACTGTTCCGGGTACTTGGACTGTCCCTTGGCTTAGCCCACCACCTACATCCCAAAACCTCAATTCCCGGACTTCTGGTCCTAATTCCCCAACTTTGGGGAAGCACTCGAGGGATGATAGCATAATGAAACCTGTCGACAGCAAGAAAGAAGAGCCACAGAAAGAGAGTAATCCTGAAAAATGCTTGTGGGTTCCAAAAACTTTGCGCATTGATGACCCAGGAGAAGCTGCAAGGAGTTCTATATGGGCAACCTTGGGAATAAAAATTGATAAAGTTGATTCAGTTGGTGGAGCTGGTCTCTTCAAGGCCTTCCAACCGAAGGGGGATGAAAAGACACGTGTTTCAGAAACCTCTACTGTGTTGCAAGCCAATCCAGCAGCCTTATCCAGGTCCTTAAGTTTCCACGAGATGTTGTAA